A DNA window from Calorimonas adulescens contains the following coding sequences:
- a CDS encoding YcdB/YcdC domain-containing protein, with the protein MKKLLSFILSLAMLLSIAVMPAFAEEVPAYSSDQAKKLISKISGVDASKISANLGQRYDAPGQAWNLYFYDNLVNVSATVDATTGELVNYGYYLNYYPGDKNDNVPNYTRDELIDTALDFIKEYAPDKYDKIDKKTDYQYGSFNYKSGQTVYFYHFKRNLDQFKDLNQGIDISVDATTGKVCSFNLNWTDIDKIDMTGVLSEEEASKRLDEVMGTYLVQAQIWRDGKGSENRLLYEPANNAGIYPLPMGIDAKTGAPVSYNGDSFEAGKREEYSVNNAVVLESLGKMDEKKAKDFAEQYLKDIGRDPSKAQLGVSINDGYLYNGENLKVYNIYGNYGDEKGSFNFSAVIDSETGRILNLSYGEWPNMPGSPQADGKGVGMDKAVEIAKDYISRFKLPFKNALVVSGKDYNYTVNFIMYEDGVLYPMNSVNVNINNEGNIVGFNMNFSAVDKPDTSGVITLEKAKEVLSKYQKLQLSFVIPRDNYTGNPKGDPIPVYQLSYINGYGIDAKTGEFVGYDNSAKPVPEDEKFDPYGTVRGDKNERVLKIFIDTGIMPQPIPAPTEKATAGQAAQVLFKAFTPGYYAKPMMEGAADASPEGNALEALKDYGVIKEDVKPSDTVTRAQLALWLARATGYDKLTNSDVAFSTTVKDIDGLGKEIKNSIAIVTSLKVMDAENGKFKPDDPVTFSDFCAAVYNAMKNM; encoded by the coding sequence ATGAAAAAACTATTGTCTTTTATCCTTTCATTAGCAATGCTGCTCAGCATTGCGGTCATGCCGGCCTTTGCTGAGGAAGTGCCTGCGTATTCGTCAGACCAGGCAAAGAAACTGATTTCCAAGATTTCAGGCGTTGATGCCAGCAAGATCAGCGCCAACCTAGGCCAGAGATACGATGCGCCTGGCCAGGCCTGGAACCTATATTTCTATGACAACCTTGTAAATGTAAGTGCTACAGTGGATGCCACCACAGGCGAACTTGTAAACTACGGATATTATCTAAACTACTACCCAGGAGATAAAAATGACAATGTGCCTAACTATACAAGGGATGAACTCATAGATACTGCCCTTGACTTTATAAAAGAATATGCACCTGATAAATACGACAAGATAGACAAAAAAACCGATTATCAGTATGGCAGTTTCAACTATAAGAGCGGGCAAACAGTTTACTTTTACCACTTCAAGAGGAATTTAGACCAGTTTAAGGATCTAAATCAGGGTATAGACATAAGCGTTGACGCCACAACCGGTAAGGTGTGTAGCTTTAACCTCAACTGGACGGACATTGACAAGATTGACATGACTGGTGTCCTGAGTGAGGAGGAGGCATCAAAGAGGCTGGATGAGGTGATGGGCACCTACCTTGTACAGGCTCAGATATGGAGAGATGGAAAGGGATCGGAGAACAGGCTCCTCTATGAGCCAGCAAACAATGCAGGCATTTATCCTCTTCCCATGGGTATAGACGCAAAGACAGGTGCACCTGTAAGCTATAACGGGGATAGTTTTGAGGCTGGTAAGAGGGAAGAATACAGCGTAAACAATGCCGTGGTACTGGAGTCTCTGGGCAAAATGGACGAGAAGAAGGCTAAAGATTTCGCAGAGCAATATCTCAAGGATATTGGCAGGGACCCATCTAAAGCGCAGTTAGGTGTCAGCATAAATGACGGTTATCTCTATAATGGGGAAAATTTAAAGGTATATAATATATATGGCAATTACGGGGATGAAAAAGGCAGCTTCAATTTCAGTGCTGTCATCGACTCTGAGACTGGCAGGATATTAAACCTCAGCTATGGGGAGTGGCCCAACATGCCAGGAAGCCCTCAGGCGGATGGCAAAGGAGTTGGAATGGATAAAGCTGTAGAAATTGCCAAGGATTATATATCCAGGTTTAAACTCCCGTTTAAGAATGCCCTTGTTGTGTCGGGTAAAGACTACAACTATACGGTAAACTTCATTATGTACGAGGATGGGGTCCTTTACCCGATGAATAGTGTAAATGTAAACATTAATAATGAGGGCAATATAGTAGGGTTTAACATGAACTTTAGTGCTGTCGATAAACCAGATACCTCAGGGGTTATAACGCTTGAAAAGGCAAAGGAGGTACTTTCCAAATATCAAAAACTTCAGCTCTCTTTTGTGATACCAAGGGATAACTACACAGGCAACCCCAAGGGAGACCCAATCCCTGTGTATCAGTTATCATATATCAATGGGTATGGCATAGACGCTAAGACAGGGGAGTTTGTAGGATATGATAATTCTGCAAAGCCTGTACCTGAGGATGAAAAATTTGACCCGTATGGAACGGTAAGGGGAGATAAGAATGAGAGGGTTCTAAAGATATTCATTGATACAGGCATCATGCCGCAACCCATACCCGCACCGACTGAAAAGGCAACAGCAGGCCAGGCTGCACAGGTTCTTTTCAAGGCGTTTACTCCGGGCTACTATGCAAAGCCGATGATGGAGGGTGCAGCAGACGCCAGTCCCGAGGGTAACGCCCTGGAGGCCCTGAAGGACTATGGTGTAATAAAGGAGGATGTAAAACCATCGGATACAGTAACAAGAGCCCAGCTTGCACTGTGGCTTGCCAGGGCAACAGGTTATGATAAGCTGACAAACTCGGATGTGGCTTTTTCAACCACTGTGAAGGATATAGATGGCCTGGGCAAAGAGATAAAGAACAGCATAGCTATTGTAACGTCATTGAAGGTTATGGACGCAGAGAATGGGAAGTTTAAGCCAGATGACCCGGTGACCTTTTCAGATTTCTGTGCTGCAGTTTATAACGCCATGAAGAATATGTAA
- a CDS encoding DedA family protein, whose product MDFIYDMVIRYGYYGLFLWTLVDGTGIPNPVQLAFIASGYLIMHGVMSPYITITVATLGNLTGNIIAYYAGFYEGRSAIERYGRYLHIDDEDIRKVDQWFSRYGGLTNMVSRWIGITRTPAIWAAGITRMSVRTFAVYSFVGDLIWAVFLTYFSYVFSMNINVFLTLPLGIKITVSGLVACIVILSWVVFLRYYKKK is encoded by the coding sequence ATGGACTTTATATATGACATGGTCATCAGGTATGGCTACTATGGACTTTTTTTATGGACACTGGTAGATGGTACGGGTATACCAAACCCTGTACAGCTTGCCTTTATTGCTTCGGGATATCTCATCATGCACGGTGTCATGAGCCCTTATATTACCATAACAGTTGCAACACTGGGAAATCTCACAGGTAATATTATAGCGTACTATGCGGGATTTTATGAAGGCAGGTCTGCCATTGAGAGATATGGCAGGTATCTTCACATAGATGACGAGGATATAAGGAAGGTGGACCAGTGGTTTAGCAGATATGGAGGACTTACCAATATGGTGAGCCGCTGGATAGGTATAACAAGGACCCCCGCCATATGGGCCGCAGGGATCACCAGGATGAGCGTACGTACATTTGCCGTTTATTCCTTTGTGGGTGACCTGATTTGGGCAGTATTTTTGACCTACTTTTCATATGTGTTTTCTATGAACATTAATGTGTTTTTGACACTTCCGCTTGGCATAAAGATTACTGTCTCAGGTCTGGTAGCCTGTATAGTCATACTGTCGTGGGTTGTGTTTTTGAGGTATTATAAAAAGAAATGA
- a CDS encoding cytochrome c biogenesis CcdA family protein yields MREVSVIASFTAGLFSFFSPCIVPLLPGYVSYVACGEKKRRLWGLVSFVLGFSMVFVLFGASATLIGGFLRGNMFLFRKIGGAVVILFGIYQTGLVQSYFLSREYKAFKPGENTGLVSSFLLGISFAAGWTPCMSPILGSILVYAGMSDTAWTGMWLLGIYSLGLAMPFISLGLAVDRFFEFSKSINRYLPYIKITGGVILIIFGTLIYTGLITRVSSYFL; encoded by the coding sequence ATGAGAGAGGTTTCAGTTATAGCTTCATTTACAGCAGGGCTATTTTCTTTTTTTTCACCATGCATTGTACCGCTCCTGCCGGGCTACGTGTCCTATGTGGCATGTGGAGAGAAAAAGAGGAGGCTCTGGGGGCTTGTAAGTTTTGTACTGGGCTTCTCCATGGTCTTTGTACTGTTCGGGGCCTCGGCCACGCTGATAGGCGGATTTTTAAGGGGCAATATGTTCCTTTTCAGGAAGATAGGCGGGGCTGTGGTTATACTCTTTGGCATATACCAGACCGGCCTTGTACAGTCGTATTTCTTATCTCGTGAATATAAGGCCTTTAAACCGGGAGAGAACACAGGTCTTGTATCATCATTCCTTTTAGGTATATCCTTTGCGGCTGGCTGGACACCCTGTATGAGTCCGATACTGGGCTCAATACTGGTATATGCAGGGATGAGTGATACTGCGTGGACGGGCATGTGGCTCTTGGGCATATATTCCCTCGGCCTGGCCATGCCGTTTATTTCCCTTGGCCTGGCCGTAGACAGGTTTTTTGAATTCTCCAAGAGTATTAACAGATATCTCCCTTACATAAAGATTACCGGTGGGGTCATCTTAATCATATTTGGCACCCTCATATATACCGGTCTTATCACAAGGGTGAGCAGCTATTTTCTATAA
- a CDS encoding TlpA family protein disulfide reductase: MKKNILLVFLIVFAMMLASACGFANSKDNTAPPKGEQAAEAGQDNSETPEVTPEGSGSVAHEVGVNVGNIAPDFTLKDLKGNEVTLSKLKGKKVFLNFWTTECPYCRMEMPEINRFYREYGDKISIYGINLGENTERVERFISDNKLGFPILMDDTLDVGYAYNIYFIPESVFIDEDGVVKAVINSAMNYDQMVSIFEGMDKPE; the protein is encoded by the coding sequence ATGAAAAAGAATATTTTACTGGTTTTTCTTATAGTATTTGCCATGATGTTAGCTTCAGCATGTGGCTTTGCAAACAGTAAAGACAACACTGCTCCGCCGAAGGGGGAACAGGCAGCAGAGGCAGGACAGGACAACAGCGAGACACCTGAGGTAACGCCGGAGGGGAGTGGCTCAGTTGCCCATGAGGTGGGGGTTAATGTAGGGAATATTGCTCCGGATTTTACACTCAAGGATTTGAAAGGCAACGAGGTAACATTAAGCAAGCTTAAGGGCAAAAAGGTATTTTTAAACTTCTGGACCACAGAGTGCCCATACTGCCGTATGGAGATGCCTGAGATAAACAGGTTTTACAGGGAGTATGGAGATAAGATATCAATATATGGAATCAATTTAGGAGAGAACACCGAAAGAGTAGAACGGTTTATCTCAGATAATAAACTGGGTTTTCCCATACTCATGGATGATACCTTGGATGTGGGATATGCTTATAATATTTACTTTATACCTGAGAGTGTATTTATAGATGAAGATGGCGTAGTTAAGGCCGTTATAAACTCAGCAATGAACTATGATCAAATGGTGTCGATCTTTGAGGGCATGGATAAGCCGGAGTAA
- a CDS encoding metal ABC transporter substrate-binding protein gives MSRAFIILLAVLFAASILMTGCTAVRPEAENGKLNVYITTYPLYDFTMKIAGDRINATQIIPTGVDAHEFEPSPKLMADLERSDVFIFNGGGLEAWAERVEDSLNRKGVIVVNTGKGIAKDNDPHIWLSPIRAKQQAERIYDALIKADPGNADYYTKNFKLLEAKFDDLDKKYRDTLSKATSRNIITTHAAFAYLCEDYGLNQVPITGVSPGSEPSPRRMAEIIKFIKENNIKYVFFEPLTSPKLADSIARETGIEKLVLDPVEGLTEEQKARNDDYFSIMERNLMSLKKALVE, from the coding sequence ATGAGCCGTGCTTTTATCATATTGCTTGCTGTACTGTTTGCTGCGTCCATACTTATGACAGGATGTACGGCTGTCAGACCAGAGGCAGAAAATGGGAAACTCAATGTCTATATTACCACATATCCACTTTATGACTTTACAATGAAGATAGCGGGGGACAGGATAAATGCCACACAGATTATCCCTACCGGTGTTGATGCCCACGAGTTTGAGCCGTCTCCTAAGCTTATGGCAGATCTGGAACGAAGCGATGTCTTCATATTCAACGGCGGCGGACTGGAAGCCTGGGCAGAGAGGGTAGAGGACTCATTGAATAGGAAAGGTGTAATTGTGGTAAACACAGGGAAAGGTATTGCAAAAGACAACGACCCCCACATATGGCTCAGCCCAATAAGGGCCAAACAACAGGCTGAGAGGATTTATGATGCCCTGATAAAGGCTGACCCCGGTAATGCTGACTATTATACTAAAAACTTTAAGTTGCTGGAGGCAAAGTTTGACGATCTTGATAAAAAATACAGGGATACACTCTCTAAAGCAACATCCCGCAATATTATAACCACCCATGCAGCCTTTGCATACCTCTGTGAGGACTATGGCCTTAATCAGGTGCCAATAACTGGTGTTTCTCCTGGCTCGGAACCGTCACCCAGGAGGATGGCGGAGATAATTAAATTCATTAAAGAGAACAATATAAAATATGTATTCTTTGAGCCCCTGACCAGTCCAAAACTGGCAGATTCCATAGCCAGAGAGACGGGCATAGAAAAGCTGGTCTTAGACCCTGTAGAAGGGCTTACGGAGGAACAGAAGGCCAGAAATGACGATTATTTCTCCATTATGGAAAGAAACCTTATGAGTTTAAAGAAAGCGTTGGTGGAGTAA
- a CDS encoding metal ABC transporter ATP-binding protein, whose protein sequence is MEKLLELNDITFGYTSVPVLEDVNFEVYRGDYMAIIGPNGAAKSTLMKLALGELTPWKGTVKLFGVDIKRFNEWGRVGYLSQYATHINTAFPATVEEIVMTGMREWLRPIGGGNLRHRAENVLDMVGMGTLKHKLIGELSGGQRQRVFLARLLAGSPEIIFMDEPTTGVDAIAEAEFYELLDDMQKVYNLTIVIVSHDINAVLKRATKVTCVGGGKVHVHNTPDLTQDHLAEVFGYRIYEEE, encoded by the coding sequence ATGGAAAAGCTCTTGGAGTTAAATGATATAACCTTTGGCTATACCAGCGTTCCTGTCTTGGAAGATGTAAATTTTGAAGTGTACAGAGGAGACTACATGGCTATAATAGGGCCAAACGGTGCTGCAAAGTCTACACTGATGAAGTTGGCTTTAGGAGAGCTAACGCCGTGGAAGGGTACAGTAAAGCTTTTTGGTGTGGACATAAAAAGATTTAATGAATGGGGCAGGGTGGGTTACCTGTCGCAGTATGCTACCCATATAAATACAGCTTTTCCTGCCACAGTGGAGGAGATAGTGATGACGGGCATGAGGGAGTGGCTAAGGCCCATAGGGGGCGGTAACCTCCGCCACAGGGCTGAAAATGTGCTGGATATGGTGGGCATGGGAACTCTAAAACACAAGCTCATTGGGGAGCTTTCTGGTGGACAGAGGCAGAGGGTTTTTCTGGCAAGGCTTCTTGCAGGTTCACCTGAGATAATCTTCATGGACGAACCTACCACAGGCGTGGATGCTATAGCTGAGGCAGAGTTTTACGAGCTTTTAGACGACATGCAGAAGGTATATAACCTGACTATTGTAATAGTGAGCCACGATATAAATGCTGTTCTAAAGAGGGCTACCAAGGTAACCTGTGTAGGTGGCGGAAAGGTGCATGTCCATAATACACCCGATCTTACGCAGGACCATCTGGCGGAAGTGTTTGGATACAGGATCTATGAAGAGGAGTGA
- a CDS encoding metal ABC transporter permease, translating to MQRAFAAGIMIAIICPVIGTFIVLRRMSMIGDALSHVSLSGVAAGMLFGFYPFTGALIMSALAALFIEFLRNYFKKYAEVSLAVVMSGGIGLATILISLGRSFNVDLFSYLFGSIVAVTPADLWLILVIGIFICLSMVYIYRRLFYMTFDEDAAKFSGIDTRAINIFFTMLTALTVALSIRVVGTLLVSSLMVIPAAVSIQVSKSFKATMAISIVVALVSVIVGLIASFVWDLAPGGTIVITSVLILVVVLLWKRGKE from the coding sequence ATGCAGAGGGCTTTTGCAGCCGGTATTATGATTGCCATAATATGTCCTGTAATAGGCACCTTTATAGTTTTAAGAAGGATGTCCATGATAGGTGATGCCCTGTCGCATGTGTCGCTCTCCGGTGTAGCGGCAGGTATGCTGTTTGGATTTTATCCATTTACTGGGGCGCTTATCATGTCAGCCCTGGCCGCACTGTTTATAGAATTTTTGAGGAACTATTTTAAAAAGTATGCTGAGGTATCCCTGGCGGTGGTTATGTCTGGAGGGATAGGCCTGGCTACAATTTTGATAAGTCTTGGGAGGTCCTTCAATGTGGACCTTTTCAGCTACCTCTTTGGATCTATTGTAGCTGTTACACCGGCTGACCTCTGGCTTATACTGGTCATTGGGATATTTATATGCCTCTCTATGGTTTATATATACAGAAGGCTGTTTTATATGACCTTTGATGAGGATGCAGCAAAGTTTTCTGGGATTGATACCAGGGCAATCAACATATTCTTTACGATGCTTACTGCACTTACAGTGGCGCTCTCCATCAGGGTGGTGGGTACACTTTTAGTATCTTCACTCATGGTGATACCGGCGGCCGTGAGCATACAGGTATCTAAGAGCTTTAAGGCCACCATGGCCATCTCGATTGTTGTGGCTTTGGTATCTGTAATAGTAGGGCTTATAGCCTCCTTTGTCTGGGATTTAGCCCCTGGAGGTACCATAGTTATAACATCTGTGCTAATCCTAGTAGTTGTACTGCTTTGGAAGAGGGGCAAGGAATAA
- a CDS encoding Fur family transcriptional regulator, whose translation MDIEKSFREKGVRLTHQRRVLIDTLRDAHRAMTAQELYREARMAWPHINFSTIYRNIETLKSVGLICEMTDGIGNTLFAYRDEEEHHHHLVCKGCGKTISFDSCPLIELKQVLDETGFMPTGHRFEVYGYCKECRKDRV comes from the coding sequence ATGGATATTGAGAAGAGTTTCAGAGAAAAAGGCGTAAGGCTGACACATCAGAGGAGGGTACTCATAGATACATTGAGAGATGCACATAGGGCCATGACAGCCCAGGAGCTTTACAGGGAGGCCAGGATGGCCTGGCCTCACATCAACTTTTCCACAATATACAGGAATATTGAGACGCTAAAGTCCGTAGGGCTTATATGCGAGATGACGGATGGGATAGGTAACACCCTCTTTGCATACAGGGATGAGGAGGAGCACCACCACCACTTAGTATGCAAAGGCTGTGGCAAGACCATATCCTTTGACTCCTGCCCCCTGATTGAACTAAAGCAGGTGCTTGATGAAACAGGTTTTATGCCTACAGGTCACCGGTTTGAGGTATATGGGTACTGTAAGGAGTGCCGGAAAGACAGGGTATAG
- a CDS encoding DUF3160 domain-containing protein, with amino-acid sequence MKRLISLTLLLALLLTACTFGGKTSDSAKKQEQVDVKPETPAFTVDRTYAPVAVNPVNQDYTIKKLDDIVNLSQFGDFTENQKKRLLNDYFFIAPSDKEQLFYTYELNSYNNIPSFITSDSILHSFHMFYDYTLRTLESEHLAALLEDMTSRMYQDSVRLYGDVKDKKLKMAAGKNIAYFAVAMNLLAPDKDIVLPKEIQTMVEKELEKVNAAEGRGPSDIFNFDLDYTQFKPRGHYTRSDKLQRYFKAFMWYGTVPFPFEINEAPAYDSIRQAAMMAISTINDPEAYKDYKELYDITSFMVGRTDDLNIYDYEKLLKAAMGDDMRVERLSDTSILDSITAEAKKLPPPMIQQDLLNIPGGIQFRFMGQRYIPDSRILQELTHFKYRPFPKGLDVMGILGSNKARDLLFNHCNEDEKWGKYAENYDKINAEFNSLSDEEWRDNIYSGWLWSLKALFEKSDSSPSFMKKESWNSKQLITGLSSWAELRHDTILYGKPSGAERGDGYSGYTPTGYVEPVPEFYNRLLWVNDTLKAYVEYIGNSGENNRIQRLSEGLNQMGDTLKSLRDISIKELEGKELTQDEWYFIYNYGAILEALASSTIEGEGDLPVRWFEITSETDRNMACVADVHTSYNECLEEGVGLANEIYVAVPIMGKIYLTRGSTFAYYEFTWPINDRLTDEKWQELLKNGQAPAMPDWEKALISDKKSEIPPSEVE; translated from the coding sequence ATGAAAAGACTCATATCATTAACACTTCTGCTTGCTCTATTGCTTACAGCCTGCACCTTTGGAGGTAAAACTTCAGATAGTGCCAAAAAGCAGGAGCAGGTTGATGTCAAACCAGAAACACCTGCATTTACTGTCGATAGGACATATGCTCCTGTTGCTGTAAACCCGGTAAATCAGGATTATACGATTAAGAAACTGGATGACATTGTAAACCTTTCCCAGTTCGGTGATTTTACGGAGAACCAGAAAAAGAGGCTTCTTAATGACTATTTCTTTATAGCACCATCTGACAAGGAACAGCTTTTTTATACCTATGAGCTTAACAGCTATAACAATATCCCCAGCTTTATAACCTCCGACAGCATCCTGCATTCCTTCCATATGTTTTATGACTACACCCTGAGGACACTGGAGAGCGAGCACCTTGCCGCCCTGCTGGAAGACATGACATCCAGGATGTATCAGGATTCAGTAAGGTTATATGGTGATGTTAAAGACAAGAAGTTAAAGATGGCTGCCGGTAAGAATATAGCCTATTTTGCCGTGGCCATGAACCTGTTGGCCCCAGATAAGGATATAGTCCTTCCAAAGGAAATTCAGACAATGGTGGAAAAAGAGCTGGAAAAGGTGAATGCCGCAGAGGGTAGGGGCCCGTCCGACATATTCAACTTCGACCTGGACTATACCCAGTTTAAACCCCGTGGCCACTATACCCGCTCTGACAAACTGCAGAGGTATTTTAAGGCATTTATGTGGTATGGGACCGTACCATTCCCCTTTGAAATAAACGAGGCACCGGCATATGATTCCATACGCCAGGCCGCTATGATGGCCATAAGCACAATAAATGACCCTGAGGCCTATAAAGACTACAAAGAGCTGTATGATATAACCAGCTTTATGGTGGGGCGTACCGACGACCTTAATATCTACGACTACGAAAAGCTTTTAAAGGCAGCCATGGGGGATGATATGAGGGTTGAGAGGCTCAGCGACACATCGATACTGGACAGCATAACAGCAGAAGCAAAGAAATTGCCGCCTCCAATGATTCAGCAGGACCTTTTGAATATCCCGGGCGGAATCCAGTTTAGATTTATGGGTCAGAGGTATATACCAGACTCACGGATTTTACAGGAACTCACGCATTTTAAATACAGGCCGTTCCCCAAGGGTCTGGATGTGATGGGCATACTGGGTTCAAATAAAGCACGCGACCTCCTCTTTAATCACTGTAATGAGGATGAAAAATGGGGTAAATATGCGGAAAACTACGATAAAATCAACGCCGAATTTAATTCACTCAGCGATGAGGAATGGCGTGATAACATATACTCTGGCTGGCTGTGGTCATTAAAGGCACTGTTTGAAAAAAGTGACTCCAGCCCTTCATTCATGAAGAAGGAAAGCTGGAACAGCAAGCAGCTTATAACGGGCTTATCAAGCTGGGCCGAGCTAAGGCATGACACCATCCTCTATGGTAAACCGTCTGGTGCAGAGAGAGGCGATGGCTACAGCGGATATACTCCTACAGGGTATGTGGAACCCGTGCCTGAATTCTACAACAGGCTGCTCTGGGTTAACGACACCCTGAAGGCATATGTTGAATATATCGGAAATAGCGGAGAAAACAATAGGATTCAAAGGCTATCAGAAGGCCTCAATCAGATGGGCGACACACTGAAGAGCCTGCGGGATATATCCATAAAAGAGCTGGAAGGTAAAGAGCTTACCCAGGACGAGTGGTACTTCATATATAACTACGGTGCCATCTTGGAGGCTTTAGCCTCCTCGACCATAGAGGGCGAAGGGGACCTGCCTGTACGCTGGTTTGAGATAACCTCAGAGACAGACAGAAACATGGCATGTGTGGCTGATGTCCATACCTCCTATAATGAATGTCTGGAGGAAGGGGTCGGCCTGGCCAATGAGATATATGTTGCTGTGCCCATAATGGGCAAGATATACCTCACCAGAGGGTCAACATTCGCATACTACGAGTTTACATGGCCAATAAATGACCGCCTAACCGACGAAAAGTGGCAGGAGCTCTTAAAAAACGGCCAGGCCCCTGCAATGCCTGACTGGGAAAAGGCACTCATAAGCGACAAGAAGTCGGAGATACCGCCCTCAGAGGTTGAGTGA